A stretch of Henckelia pumila isolate YLH828 chromosome 4, ASM3356847v2, whole genome shotgun sequence DNA encodes these proteins:
- the LOC140860613 gene encoding uncharacterized protein, protein MASRRENNTNANANPANNNHNDCGPDSENNQNNQFLAGLTALLQEQSRAQGAQIQQLLQAQTANAGNNHPAANQNPIYKRFLELGPPEFKGETDPLIAEQWFQAMETAFEFMQITNADRLRCATYMFHDDARVWLAREFMEICQGNMSIAEYVKKFERGRYFVPMISGDPAEELKHFTEGLNAFIRKDVRLSGAKNYKEAVDQAMLSEKDRNDIIRESQAKRSNYQGQDQQGNSSRKRPYQAPPQHRPYQQQQPRPQGQKQLALPAPKPANAPTACQKCGKLHSGQCMMGTGVCYLCKQPGHFAKECPQQRGPVKGRVFAMTHEQVDTNSAIVTGMINVYSIPAHILIDIGATHSFISVEFVNKSGLVPDKSISGFSISLPSGEELSSDLIIRGCSIQMQGHELYADLIILKMSDFDVIFGMDWLSCYEATIDCKRRTVSLKTKDGETFLFHATPKNNSSFLILVGKAWQLLNEGCAGFLASVTCDQELPRPKLEDVEVVRDFPKVFPDDIAGLPPARECEKSFLVLKKKLMTAPVLAIPEETGRFVIYTDASKSGLGAVLMQDGKVIAYASRQLKIHENNYPTHDLELAAVVFALKLWRHYLYGKANVVADSLSRKSATLNRMTTQQELIADFERLRLEVVEPMEVCALSALTMVPSLLDKIRTGQASDQQLLTWKLKDEAKGGALYTVKDGIVHILVARNEERHR, encoded by the exons ATGGCATCACGTAGGGAAAATAACACCAACGCCAACGCCAATCCCGCTAACAACAACCATAATGATTGCGGGCCAGATAGTgagaacaatcaaaacaaccAGTTTTTGGCGGGATTAACTGCTCTGCTTCAAGAGCAAAGCCGTGCTCAGGGAGCTCAAATCCAACAGTTGCTTCAAGCCCAAACAGCTAATGCCGGAAATAACCATCCTGCAGCTAATCAAAACCCTATCTACAAAAGGTTCTTAGAGTTGGGACCACCTGAGTTCAAAGGAGAGACTGATCCTTTGATTGCGGAACAATGGTTCCAAGCTATGGAGACTGCTTTTGAATTCATGCAGATCACGAATGCGGATAGATTGAGATGTGCTACCTATATGTTCCATGATGACGCTCGTGTTTG GTTGGCTAGAGAGTTTATGGAGATCTGTCAAGGAAACATGTCAATTGCGGAGTATGTAAAGAAGTTTGAAAGGGGAAGATACTTTGTACCGATGATTTCTGGTGATCCTGCTGAAGAGTTGAAACACTTTACAGAAGGGTTGAATGCCTTCATCAGAAAGGATGTTAGACTAAGTGGAGCAAAAAATTACAAAGAAGCGGTAGATCAGGCCATGCTGTCCGAAAAAGACAGAAACGATATTATCAGAGAGTCACAGGCAAAGAGATCTAACTATCAGGGTCAAGACCAACAAGGAAATTCTAGTAGAAAGAGACCGTACCAAGCCCCTCCCCAACACCGACCGTACCAACAACAACAGCCTCGACCTCAAGGGCAGAAACAGTTGGCTCTGCCAGCACCAAAACCGGCAAATGCACCAACAGCTTGTCAAAAATGTGGAAAACTTCATTCAGGCCAATGTATGATGGGAACTGGTGTATGTTACTTGTGCAAACAACCAGGACATTTTGCGAAGGAATGTCCCCAACAAAGAGGACCGGTCAAAGGCCGAGTGTTTGCCATGACTCATGAGCAAGTGGACACAAACTCAGCCATCGTCACAGGTATGATTAATGTTTACAGTATTCCTGCTCATATCTTAATTGATATTGGAGCTACacattcattcatatctgttgaatttgttaataaaTCGGGTTTGGTACCGGATAAGTCAATTTCGGGGTTTAGTATATCTTTGCCTTCAGGGGAAGAATTGAGTAGTGATTTGATTATCAGAGGATGCAGTATACAGATGCAAGGTCATGAGTTGTATGCTGATCTTATTATCCTCAAAATGTCGGACTTTGACGTGATATttggtatggattggttgtcttgTTACGAGGCTACCATAGACTGTAAACGGAGGACggtttccttgaaaactaaGGATGGAGAAACGTTTCTATTCCATGCCACACCGAAAAATAATTcatcttttttaattttagtagGTAAGGCATGGCAACTATTGAATGAGGGATGTGCAGGTTTCCTCGCAAGTGTCACTTGCGACCAAGAATTACCTCGACCGAAACTTGAAGACGTCGAGGTAGTGAGAGATTTCCCAAAAgtatttcctgatgatattgcaggattacctccagctaGGGAG TGTGAGAAAAGCTTTTTAGTGttaaagaaaaagttgatgacAGCACCAGTACTAGCCATACCAGAAGAAACAGGTCGATTTGTAATTTATACAGATGCTTCCAAGAGTGGATTAGGGGCTGTCTTGATGCAAGATGGAAAGGTGATAGCATATGCTtcacgacagttgaagattcatgaaaataattacCCTACCCATGACCTTGAATTGGCAGCAGTTGTCTTCGCACTCAAACTATGGagacattacctttatg gtaaagctaatgtagtagcagattcTTTGAGTCGTAAATCTGCAACCTTGAACAGAATGACAACTCAACAAGAGTTGATTGCAGATTTTGAACGACTCAGATTAGAAGTAGTTGAGCCGATGGAAGTTTGTGCCCTATCAGCCTTAACAATGGTTCCAAGTTTGCTCGACAAGATTCGAACAGGTCAGGCTTCAGACCAGCAATTATTAACTTGGAAACTTAAAGATGAAGCTAAAGGGGGTGCATTGTATACAGTGAAGGATGGGATCGTGCATATACTGGTGGCCAGGAATGAAGAAAGACATCGTTAA